A window of Hymenobacter aerilatus contains these coding sequences:
- a CDS encoding ABC transporter ATP-binding protein, with product MQIEANGLSKRYLREWIFRDLTHTFRPGSATAILGPNGSGKSTLLNTLSGQLLPSQGTLTYTWQGQPVAVDDVPRLLAYCAPYLEVVEELTLTELLHFHTRFKPLRPGLTPQKLIELMYLENSRHKLVRDFSSGMKQRLKLGLALYADAPLLLLDEPTTNLDRAGVAWYLEHARATIAGRTVLVSSNVPEEYEFCSEHLSVTDFGAKAAR from the coding sequence GTGCAGATTGAGGCCAACGGCCTGAGCAAGCGCTACCTGCGCGAGTGGATCTTCCGCGACCTGACCCACACGTTTCGGCCAGGGTCGGCCACGGCCATCTTGGGGCCGAACGGCTCAGGCAAAAGCACGCTGCTTAATACGTTATCGGGCCAGCTCCTACCCAGCCAGGGTACGCTCACCTACACGTGGCAGGGCCAGCCGGTAGCAGTAGATGACGTACCACGTCTTCTGGCTTACTGCGCGCCCTACCTGGAAGTAGTGGAAGAACTAACGCTCACGGAGCTGCTGCACTTTCATACCCGCTTTAAACCACTGCGTCCCGGCCTCACACCTCAGAAGCTGATTGAGCTGATGTACCTAGAAAACTCGCGTCATAAGCTGGTGCGCGATTTTTCCTCCGGTATGAAGCAGCGCCTGAAGCTGGGCCTGGCCCTCTACGCTGACGCCCCTCTCCTCCTGCTCGACGAGCCCACCACTAACCTCGACCGGGCCGGTGTAGCCTGGTACCTGGAGCACGCCCGCGCCACCATTGCCGGGCGCACGGTGCTGGTCAGTTCCAATGTACCGGAGGAATATGAATTCTGCTCTGAGCACCTCAGCGTCACGGACTTTGGCGCCAAGGCGGCACGCTGA
- a CDS encoding Uma2 family endonuclease — MYPSDMRVHVASNGLYTYPDVVVACGDEEFLPDAYLDTLLNPVVLVEVSSRSTAQYDQEGKFLLYLNISSLRHYLLVDSQRVRILCITRLETDTWNFREYSQLTEQVELSALQLGIPISEIYRKVLLPAANSTL; from the coding sequence GTGTATCCCAGCGATATGCGTGTGCATGTAGCCAGCAATGGTCTGTATACTTACCCGGATGTAGTGGTGGCCTGCGGTGACGAAGAATTTCTGCCAGACGCCTACCTCGATACGTTATTGAATCCGGTTGTGCTAGTTGAAGTTTCTTCTCGCTCTACAGCACAGTACGATCAGGAAGGCAAGTTTCTCCTGTACCTTAATATTTCTAGCCTGCGACACTACTTGCTGGTTGACAGCCAACGCGTGCGCATCCTATGCATTACGCGGCTGGAAACCGATACGTGGAACTTTCGCGAGTATAGCCAGCTGACAGAGCAGGTAGAATTATCGGCTTTGCAGCTGGGAATTCCCATTAGCGAAATCTACCGAAAAGTGCTTTTGCCGGCTGCTAACAGCACTTTGTAA
- a CDS encoding DUF4197 domain-containing protein, giving the protein MKNLRASFLMAGLVLGLHVSASAQVFQLPKIGGIKLPTSKKTTTTSTTGSVSQTEAAEGLKQALIQGISKGTDQASQTDGFYLNKLIRIPFPPDAQRVANTLRTIGLGSQVDQFELSLNRGAEDAAKSAKPIFLAAIKSLTFKDVWGILTGQKDAATQYLKRTTTTQLTTAFQPIIQQSLDKVNATRYYSALTTRYNKIPLVTPVQTDLNQYATGKAIDGLFTLVAQEEANIRENPVARTTELLKRVFGRG; this is encoded by the coding sequence ATGAAAAATCTTCGCGCTTCTTTCCTGATGGCCGGTTTAGTGCTCGGCCTACACGTGTCAGCCTCGGCCCAGGTATTCCAACTACCCAAGATCGGAGGCATCAAGCTGCCCACATCCAAGAAAACTACCACTACCTCCACCACCGGCTCCGTTAGCCAGACGGAAGCTGCTGAAGGACTAAAACAAGCCTTGATTCAGGGCATCAGCAAAGGCACCGATCAGGCTTCTCAAACAGATGGTTTCTACCTCAATAAGCTCATTCGTATCCCGTTTCCGCCCGATGCCCAGCGCGTAGCCAACACATTGCGTACCATTGGACTGGGTAGCCAGGTAGATCAGTTTGAACTGTCGTTGAATCGTGGGGCCGAAGATGCTGCCAAGAGTGCTAAGCCTATTTTTCTGGCAGCCATCAAAAGCCTGACTTTTAAAGATGTGTGGGGCATCCTGACGGGCCAGAAGGATGCAGCCACTCAGTACCTGAAGCGCACTACTACTACGCAGCTAACCACGGCCTTCCAGCCCATCATCCAACAGTCGCTGGATAAGGTGAATGCTACCCGCTACTACTCGGCCCTGACCACGCGCTACAACAAGATTCCACTGGTGACGCCCGTGCAAACCGACCTCAACCAGTATGCCACCGGCAAGGCCATCGACGGTTTGTTTACGCTGGTAGCGCAGGAAGAAGCCAACATCCGCGAAAACCCCGTTGCCCGCACCACCGAGCTACTAAAGCGCGTATTCGGCAGAGGCTAA
- a CDS encoding competence/damage-inducible protein A, translating into MQQVPNAEIITIGDELLYGQVIDTNSAFMGQELGKLGVRVRQITSVSDRGTEIVQALDAARERADVILLTGGLGPTKDDLTKHVLTEYFRSELVLHEPTLQHVEAIFARYNRPMLEVNRQQAFVPRVCQVVPNPMGTAPGMWFEDRGTVFVSMPGVPFEMKRMMTDTVLPRLQEHFHTAPIEHVVVQTVGLGESFLAQQIADWEDSLPPNMKLAYLPSLGAVRLRLTGTDDGQPDLRGRMLALLPALRERLGTHIFAEGEVKLEEALGQLLRERGLTVGTAESCTGGYIAQRLTSVPGSSAYFQGSIVAYHNDMKVKELSVKPETLQAHGAVSEATAREMAEGLRQRLGVDVAVAASGIAGPGGGTTEKPVGTICIAYADAHQTVSRQLNFDRGRQLNIEYTSTAVLNLLRLSLPPVVK; encoded by the coding sequence ATGCAACAGGTACCCAACGCAGAAATTATCACAATCGGCGACGAGCTGCTCTACGGGCAGGTTATCGATACCAATTCGGCCTTCATGGGGCAAGAACTAGGAAAACTGGGCGTACGGGTACGACAAATTACGAGCGTGTCGGATAGGGGAACTGAGATTGTGCAGGCCCTGGATGCGGCCCGCGAACGGGCCGATGTGATTCTGCTCACGGGTGGCCTCGGACCTACTAAAGACGACCTGACCAAGCACGTGCTCACTGAGTATTTTCGCTCGGAGCTGGTGCTGCACGAGCCTACCCTACAACACGTAGAGGCCATCTTTGCCCGCTATAACCGGCCTATGCTAGAGGTGAATCGTCAGCAGGCCTTCGTGCCGCGCGTGTGCCAAGTAGTGCCCAACCCTATGGGTACGGCGCCGGGCATGTGGTTTGAAGACCGGGGCACCGTGTTCGTGTCGATGCCGGGCGTGCCGTTTGAGATGAAGCGCATGATGACCGACACGGTGCTACCACGCCTGCAAGAGCACTTTCATACGGCTCCCATCGAACACGTGGTGGTGCAGACTGTTGGGCTCGGCGAGTCGTTTCTGGCCCAGCAGATTGCTGATTGGGAAGATTCCCTACCCCCCAATATGAAGCTGGCCTACCTACCCTCGCTCGGGGCCGTGCGCCTACGCCTCACCGGCACCGATGATGGCCAACCTGACCTGCGCGGCCGGATGCTGGCCCTACTCCCTGCTCTGCGCGAGCGGCTGGGCACGCATATTTTTGCCGAAGGCGAAGTGAAGCTGGAAGAAGCCTTGGGGCAGCTCCTGCGTGAGCGGGGCCTCACGGTGGGCACCGCCGAAAGCTGCACCGGCGGCTACATTGCCCAGCGTCTCACCAGCGTGCCGGGTAGCTCGGCCTACTTTCAGGGTAGCATTGTGGCGTATCATAACGACATGAAGGTGAAAGAGCTAAGCGTGAAGCCCGAAACGCTGCAAGCCCACGGCGCCGTAAGCGAAGCCACTGCCCGCGAAATGGCCGAAGGCCTGCGCCAGCGCCTGGGCGTAGATGTGGCGGTGGCCGCCAGCGGCATTGCTGGCCCCGGTGGCGGCACCACCGAAAAGCCGGTGGGTACCATCTGTATTGCCTACGCCGACGCCCACCAAACTGTCAGCCGCCAGCTCAATTTTGATCGGGGCCGCCAGCTTAATATAGAATACACCTCCACGGCCGTACTGAATCTCCTACGCCTGAGCCTACCCCCAGTGGTGAAATAG
- a CDS encoding dihydrolipoamide acetyltransferase family protein gives MARMEMTMPKMGESIMEGTVLKWLKQVGDTIEQDESVLEVATDKVDTEVPALHAGVLQEILVQEGDVVAVGAPIAIIETDAASASAPAPAATEATAPAAASDDEEEEAAATVPHVPNATPPAPTPASPAAGRFYSPLVLSIAREEGISLADLEQLPGTGAEGRVTKKDILDYVADGKKPLAPSPAAQSAASAPTPSAQAEAPAAPAAQPETKAPAISQPAAKAETAKPKAEEPKIKPAPSVSGNDELVEMDRMRKMIAQRMVDSKRISPHVTSFVEADVTELVNWRNQHKDAYKKRTGENLTFTPLFIQAIARAIQDLPNINVSVEGDYIIKKRDINIGVAVALPSGNLIVPVIHNADQLNLNGLSKRVNDLANRARQNKLKPEDLEGGTYTVSNVGSFGNVMGTPIIMQPQVAIMAVGAIKKKPAVIETPQGDLIGIRHFMFLSHSYDHRVVDGSLGGMFVRKVADYLEQFDPNTTI, from the coding sequence ATGGCACGAATGGAAATGACGATGCCCAAAATGGGCGAATCCATTATGGAAGGCACCGTTCTGAAATGGCTGAAGCAAGTAGGCGACACCATTGAACAGGATGAATCGGTACTGGAAGTAGCTACCGACAAGGTAGATACGGAAGTGCCCGCCCTTCATGCCGGCGTGTTGCAAGAAATTCTGGTGCAAGAGGGCGATGTGGTAGCTGTAGGCGCCCCCATTGCCATTATCGAAACCGATGCGGCCAGCGCCAGTGCTCCTGCTCCGGCTGCAACGGAAGCTACTGCGCCCGCAGCAGCTTCTGACGACGAAGAGGAGGAAGCCGCCGCTACGGTACCGCACGTGCCCAACGCTACCCCTCCCGCTCCTACCCCAGCGTCGCCGGCTGCTGGCCGCTTCTACTCGCCCCTGGTGCTCAGCATTGCCCGCGAAGAGGGCATTTCCCTGGCCGACCTGGAGCAGCTGCCTGGTACCGGGGCAGAAGGCCGCGTAACGAAAAAAGACATTCTAGACTACGTGGCCGACGGTAAGAAGCCACTGGCTCCGTCGCCAGCAGCGCAGTCGGCGGCCTCCGCTCCTACCCCGTCGGCTCAGGCAGAGGCCCCAGCAGCTCCTGCAGCACAGCCCGAAACCAAAGCCCCTGCTATCTCACAACCCGCCGCCAAAGCGGAGACAGCAAAGCCAAAAGCGGAAGAGCCGAAAATCAAGCCAGCGCCTTCTGTGAGCGGCAATGATGAGCTGGTGGAAATGGACCGCATGCGCAAGATGATTGCGCAACGCATGGTAGACAGCAAGCGTATTTCGCCGCACGTAACAAGCTTTGTAGAGGCTGATGTGACGGAGCTGGTAAACTGGCGCAACCAGCACAAAGACGCCTACAAAAAGCGCACGGGCGAAAACCTGACCTTCACGCCGCTGTTCATCCAGGCTATTGCACGCGCCATTCAGGACCTTCCGAACATCAACGTATCGGTAGAGGGCGACTACATCATCAAAAAGCGCGATATCAACATTGGCGTGGCCGTGGCCCTGCCCTCCGGCAACCTGATTGTGCCCGTGATTCACAATGCCGACCAGCTGAACCTGAACGGCTTGAGCAAGCGCGTGAACGACCTGGCTAATCGTGCCCGCCAGAACAAGCTAAAGCCCGAAGACCTGGAAGGCGGTACCTACACCGTCAGCAACGTGGGCTCGTTCGGCAACGTGATGGGCACGCCCATTATTATGCAGCCGCAGGTGGCTATTATGGCAGTAGGCGCCATCAAGAAGAAACCGGCCGTCATCGAAACTCCTCAAGGCGACCTGATTGGTATTCGTCACTTCATGTTCTTATCGCACAGCTACGACCACCGTGTGGTGGATGGTTCGCTGGGCGGCATGTTCGTGCGCAAAGTGGCCGACTACCTGGAGCAGTTCGACCCCAATACTACCATCTAG
- a CDS encoding S9 family peptidase gives MKKSTILFSALAMAAGAEAQQAPTPPVALVKPKELKMGNNVRTDNYYWLNERTNPEVISYLDAENAYFDKVMAPVKDLEEKFYQEMKGRIKEQDESVPYRDNGYYYYTRYEKGGEYPIYCRKKGDLKALEEVLLNANQMGQGKTYFQIGGYEVSDNNQLLAYGTDTVSRRLYTLRFKDLKTGKAYPEAIPNTSGNAVWAADNKTVFYAKKDVTTLLPYQLYRHTLGTDPKEDKLIYEEKDNTFNLGVGRSKSKKYIFLVLGSSLSNEFRYLDATAPTGEFKTFLPREKDHLYDVEHLADKFYVRTNWEAPNYRLMATPVSNTAKSSWKDVIPARKDAFIDAFDVFRDYLVVNERKEGLRQLLIMGIKDGKKKYMAFSEPAYTATIGVNPELDTPVLRYNYTSLTTPPSTYEYNMATGKTTLLKQQEVVGSFKKEDYVTERTFVKARDGAMVPISIVYKKGFKKDGSAPLLQYAYGSYGFSQDPSFSAARLSLLDRGFAYVLCHIRGGQEMGREWFENGRMLHKKNSFTDFIDCSEYLIKEKYTSSQKLFAMGGSAGGLLMGAVVNMRPDLYKGIIAGVPFVDVVTTMLDETIPLTTGEYDQWGNPNEQQYYDYMLSYSPYDNVKKQAYPNMLVTTGLHDSQVQYFEPAKWVAKLRAMKTDKNMLLLHTDMAAGHGGASGRFKSLHDTARQYAFMMLVLGMRA, from the coding sequence ATGAAAAAATCTACTATTCTGTTTAGTGCGTTGGCAATGGCCGCCGGCGCCGAGGCGCAGCAGGCACCCACGCCGCCGGTGGCTTTGGTGAAGCCCAAAGAGCTGAAAATGGGCAACAACGTCCGTACCGATAATTACTATTGGCTGAACGAGCGCACCAATCCAGAAGTCATCAGCTACCTCGACGCCGAAAACGCCTACTTCGACAAAGTGATGGCGCCGGTGAAAGACCTGGAAGAAAAGTTCTACCAGGAGATGAAGGGTCGCATCAAGGAGCAGGACGAGTCGGTGCCGTACCGCGACAACGGGTACTATTACTATACCCGCTACGAAAAGGGCGGTGAATACCCCATCTACTGCCGCAAGAAAGGCGACCTGAAAGCACTGGAAGAAGTGCTGCTGAACGCCAACCAAATGGGTCAGGGCAAGACATACTTTCAAATTGGTGGCTACGAAGTCAGCGACAATAACCAGCTGCTGGCCTATGGAACTGATACAGTGAGCCGCCGCCTCTACACGCTGCGCTTCAAGGACCTGAAAACCGGCAAAGCCTACCCTGAAGCCATTCCGAACACTAGCGGCAACGCCGTGTGGGCTGCCGACAACAAAACCGTGTTCTACGCTAAAAAGGACGTGACCACGCTGCTGCCTTACCAGCTCTACCGCCACACCCTCGGCACCGACCCTAAAGAAGACAAGCTGATTTACGAGGAAAAGGACAACACCTTCAACTTGGGGGTAGGGCGCTCCAAGTCCAAGAAGTACATTTTCCTGGTGCTAGGCAGCTCGCTTTCCAACGAGTTTCGCTACCTCGACGCCACCGCGCCCACCGGCGAGTTCAAAACCTTCCTACCCCGCGAGAAAGACCACCTCTACGACGTAGAGCACCTGGCCGACAAGTTTTACGTGCGCACCAACTGGGAGGCACCCAACTACCGGCTGATGGCGACGCCGGTAAGCAATACTGCTAAATCGTCGTGGAAAGACGTCATTCCAGCCCGCAAAGATGCCTTTATTGATGCCTTCGATGTGTTTCGAGATTATCTTGTGGTGAATGAGCGTAAGGAGGGCCTGCGTCAGCTGCTCATTATGGGGATAAAGGACGGCAAGAAAAAGTACATGGCTTTCAGTGAGCCGGCCTATACCGCTACCATCGGTGTCAATCCGGAGCTGGATACGCCGGTGCTGCGCTACAACTACACCTCGCTCACCACGCCGCCTTCCACTTATGAGTACAACATGGCAACCGGCAAAACCACCCTGCTCAAGCAGCAGGAGGTGGTAGGGAGCTTCAAGAAAGAAGACTACGTGACGGAGCGTACCTTCGTGAAGGCCCGCGACGGGGCCATGGTACCGATTTCCATCGTCTACAAAAAAGGCTTTAAGAAGGATGGCAGCGCGCCGCTGTTGCAATACGCCTATGGCTCCTACGGCTTCTCGCAGGACCCCAGCTTCTCGGCGGCCCGCCTCAGCCTGCTCGACCGGGGCTTTGCTTATGTGCTCTGCCACATTCGAGGTGGGCAGGAAATGGGTAGGGAATGGTTCGAGAACGGCCGGATGCTGCACAAGAAAAACAGCTTCACCGACTTCATCGACTGCTCGGAGTACCTGATTAAGGAGAAATACACCTCGTCCCAGAAACTTTTCGCCATGGGCGGCTCGGCGGGCGGTTTGCTGATGGGTGCCGTGGTGAACATGCGTCCTGACCTCTACAAAGGCATTATTGCGGGCGTGCCATTTGTGGACGTGGTAACCACAATGCTCGACGAAACCATTCCGCTTACCACCGGCGAGTATGACCAGTGGGGCAACCCCAACGAGCAGCAGTACTACGACTACATGCTGTCCTACTCGCCCTACGACAACGTGAAGAAGCAGGCCTACCCCAACATGCTCGTCACCACGGGCCTGCACGACTCGCAGGTGCAGTACTTCGAGCCGGCCAAGTGGGTGGCCAAGCTGCGCGCTATGAAAACCGACAAGAATATGTTGCTCCTGCACACCGATATGGCCGCCGGCCACGGCGGCGCCTCCGGCCGCTTCAAGTCACTCCACGACACGGCTCGGCAGTATGCGTTCATGATGCTGGTGCTGGGAATGCGGGCGTAG
- a CDS encoding valine--tRNA ligase, whose translation MSIAKTYSPADVEAKWYQRWQEKGFFHAKPNPRKPAYSVVIPPPNVTGVLHMGHMLNNTIQDVLVRRARMQGKEACWVPGTDHASIATEAKVVALLQEKGISKKDLTREEFLTHAWDWKEKYGGIILEQLKKLGASCDWDRTRFTMEPELTEAVLRVFVDLYRKGQIYRGVRMVNWDPKGGTALSDEEVIPKDTMAKMYHLKYEVVGAEGQALTVATSRPETIMADVAVAVNPNDPRYTHLHGAKVRIPLLGREIPVILDEYVSIDFGTGALKVTPAHDLNDYELGLKHNLPVIDILNNDGTLNEKAVLYVGQDRFAARRNVVKDLEEAGLLDKVEEYASVLQTSERTGAVIEPRLSLQWFCKMDHMAKKALEVVENDEIKLHPPKFKNMYRSWMENVRDWCISRQLWWGQRIPAYYLPDGSFVVALDTEEALKLAREQSGNQNLQASDLRQDEDVLDTWFSSWLWPISVFDGFKDPDNADINYFYPTDDLVTAPEILFFWVARMIMAGLEYRKEVPFRNVYLTGIVRDDQGRKMSKQLGNSPDPLDLIAQYGADGVRTGMLFSSPAGNDLLFDIKLVEQGRNFTNKLWNAFRLTQGWEVDAALPFANQKAVEWFGAKLHTTLVELDEHFEKFRMSDALMTVYKLVWDDFCSVYLEMVKPAYQAPIDAETLRRTTAYLETLLKLLHPFMPFITEEIWHELAERTDKDYLCIAAWPKPQPEAGATELLARMSQALDIVAGIRNIRNQKGLGPNKPLTLAAKTDDTQLLQDYDGILRKLGALEVINVVDTAPAAAVGFVSGGAEFFVPLEGQIDLGAEKERLTKELEYAQGFRESVLKKLANEKFVQNAKPDLVERERQKLADAEAKIAALEQSLAAL comes from the coding sequence ATGTCTATCGCCAAAACCTACTCTCCCGCCGACGTTGAAGCCAAGTGGTACCAGCGCTGGCAGGAAAAAGGCTTTTTTCACGCCAAGCCCAACCCGCGCAAGCCCGCCTACTCCGTCGTGATTCCGCCGCCTAACGTGACGGGCGTGCTGCACATGGGGCATATGCTCAACAATACCATTCAGGATGTGCTGGTGCGCCGGGCGCGCATGCAGGGCAAGGAAGCGTGCTGGGTGCCCGGCACCGACCACGCCAGCATTGCCACCGAGGCCAAGGTAGTGGCGCTGTTGCAGGAAAAAGGCATCAGCAAGAAGGACCTAACCCGCGAGGAGTTTTTGACCCACGCCTGGGACTGGAAGGAAAAGTACGGCGGCATTATTCTGGAGCAGCTCAAGAAGCTAGGTGCTAGTTGCGACTGGGACCGCACGCGCTTCACCATGGAGCCCGAGCTGACCGAGGCCGTACTGCGCGTGTTTGTGGACCTGTACCGCAAAGGCCAGATCTATCGCGGTGTGCGCATGGTGAACTGGGACCCCAAAGGCGGTACCGCGCTAAGTGACGAGGAAGTGATTCCGAAGGACACGATGGCGAAGATGTATCACCTCAAATATGAGGTAGTAGGAGCCGAAGGACAAGCGCTGACGGTAGCTACCTCCCGTCCAGAAACCATTATGGCCGACGTAGCCGTAGCGGTAAATCCCAACGACCCGCGTTACACGCACCTGCACGGCGCGAAAGTGCGTATTCCGCTACTGGGCCGCGAGATTCCGGTGATTCTGGACGAGTACGTGAGCATTGACTTCGGCACGGGCGCGCTGAAGGTGACGCCTGCGCACGATCTGAACGACTACGAGCTAGGGCTGAAGCACAACCTGCCGGTTATCGACATTCTAAACAACGATGGCACGCTCAACGAAAAAGCCGTGCTGTACGTGGGCCAGGACCGTTTTGCCGCGCGTCGCAACGTGGTGAAGGACCTGGAGGAAGCCGGCCTGCTCGACAAGGTAGAAGAGTACGCCAGCGTGCTGCAAACCTCGGAGCGCACCGGGGCCGTGATTGAGCCGCGCTTGTCGCTGCAGTGGTTCTGCAAGATGGACCACATGGCCAAGAAGGCGCTGGAAGTAGTCGAAAACGACGAAATCAAGCTGCACCCGCCCAAGTTCAAGAACATGTACCGCTCGTGGATGGAAAACGTGCGCGACTGGTGCATTTCGCGGCAGCTGTGGTGGGGCCAGCGTATTCCAGCCTACTACCTGCCCGACGGCTCGTTTGTAGTAGCTCTAGATACGGAAGAGGCGTTGAAACTGGCCCGCGAGCAAAGCGGCAACCAAAACCTGCAAGCCAGCGACCTGCGCCAGGACGAAGACGTGCTCGATACGTGGTTCTCGTCGTGGCTATGGCCGATTTCGGTGTTCGACGGTTTCAAGGACCCCGACAATGCCGATATCAACTATTTCTATCCCACCGACGACCTCGTAACGGCCCCCGAAATCCTGTTTTTCTGGGTGGCTCGCATGATCATGGCCGGCCTGGAGTACCGCAAGGAGGTACCCTTCCGGAACGTGTACCTCACCGGCATTGTGCGCGACGACCAGGGAAGGAAGATGAGCAAGCAGCTCGGCAACTCGCCCGATCCGCTCGACCTTATTGCCCAGTACGGCGCCGATGGCGTGCGCACCGGTATGCTGTTCTCCTCGCCGGCTGGCAACGACTTGCTGTTCGATATCAAGCTGGTAGAGCAAGGCCGCAACTTTACCAACAAGCTCTGGAACGCCTTCCGCCTGACCCAAGGCTGGGAGGTAGACGCAGCCCTACCCTTCGCCAACCAAAAGGCCGTGGAGTGGTTCGGGGCGAAGCTGCACACCACGCTGGTAGAGCTGGATGAGCACTTCGAGAAGTTCCGGATGAGTGACGCGCTGATGACGGTGTACAAGCTGGTGTGGGACGACTTCTGCTCGGTGTACCTGGAAATGGTGAAGCCCGCTTACCAGGCACCCATCGACGCCGAGACGCTGCGCCGTACCACCGCCTACCTCGAAACCCTGCTGAAGCTGCTGCACCCGTTCATGCCCTTCATCACGGAGGAAATCTGGCATGAACTGGCCGAGCGCACCGATAAGGACTACCTCTGCATAGCGGCCTGGCCCAAGCCACAGCCCGAAGCAGGTGCCACCGAGCTGCTGGCGCGCATGAGCCAGGCCCTTGACATTGTGGCTGGCATTCGTAACATCCGCAACCAAAAAGGTCTTGGCCCCAACAAGCCGCTGACCCTAGCCGCTAAAACCGACGACACGCAGTTGCTGCAAGACTATGACGGCATCCTACGCAAACTGGGAGCGTTAGAGGTCATCAACGTAGTAGATACCGCGCCCGCAGCGGCAGTAGGCTTCGTATCGGGTGGGGCAGAGTTTTTTGTTCCGCTGGAAGGCCAGATTGACCTCGGTGCCGAGAAAGAACGCCTGACTAAAGAGCTGGAATATGCCCAAGGCTTCCGAGAATCGGTGTTGAAAAAGCTCGCGAATGAAAAGTTCGTGCAGAATGCCAAGCCGGATCTGGTAGAGCGCGAGCGGCAGAAACTGGCCGACGCCGAAGCCAAGATTGCGGCACTAGAGCAAAGCCTGGCGGCGCTATAA
- a CDS encoding 4Fe-4S dicluster domain-containing protein produces the protein MSIMITDECINCGACEPECPNNAIYEGGAQWRWADGTALKEVEMDGGTVVSGVAPQTPISDEYYYIVSDKCTECVGFHEEPQCAAVCPVDCCVDDPDYRESEPELLKKKEWLHAEA, from the coding sequence ATGTCCATCATGATAACCGACGAGTGCATCAATTGTGGTGCCTGCGAACCGGAATGCCCCAATAATGCCATTTACGAAGGCGGCGCCCAGTGGCGCTGGGCCGATGGAACGGCTCTGAAAGAAGTGGAAATGGACGGCGGTACGGTGGTGTCGGGCGTGGCTCCGCAAACCCCGATTTCCGACGAGTACTACTACATCGTGTCCGATAAGTGCACCGAGTGCGTGGGCTTCCACGAGGAGCCTCAGTGCGCCGCCGTGTGCCCCGTAGACTGCTGCGTAGACGACCCCGACTACCGCGAATCGGAGCCAGAGCTACTGAAAAAGAAAGAATGGCTGCACGCCGAAGCGTAA
- a CDS encoding acyl-CoA reductase, translating into MNHSDRLAAFVALGQRLQHLSEDELAGLGARARNQNNWFTPTNVAYALKGIAELLAEEPLRQWAGRYPAEPEQPRQIGVVMAGNIPLVGFHDLLCVLLSGHILLAKPSSDDTVLMTWIASELVKLEPRFEEMIRFVPRLNAADAFIATGSDNTGRYFEYYFGKKPNLIRRNRTSLAILTGRETEHDLGLLGEDIFRYYGLGCRNVSKLYVPVGFSFPTLLDALQPWQHILDHHKYQNNYDYNKSILLVNGVPHYDNGFVLLTESPQLVSPISVVHYEGYQHEIDLVERLTTVAAQTQCLVSAGGQYPGSFAFGRAQHPQVWDYADGIDTMKFLAQF; encoded by the coding sequence ATGAATCATTCTGACCGCCTGGCGGCCTTTGTGGCCCTGGGCCAGCGTTTACAACACTTATCTGAAGACGAACTTGCCGGCCTCGGTGCCCGCGCCCGCAATCAAAACAATTGGTTTACGCCGACCAACGTAGCCTACGCACTCAAAGGCATTGCCGAGCTACTGGCCGAGGAGCCGTTGCGGCAGTGGGCTGGCCGCTACCCCGCCGAGCCAGAGCAGCCCCGCCAGATTGGCGTGGTGATGGCCGGCAACATTCCGCTAGTAGGCTTCCACGATCTACTGTGTGTACTGCTAAGTGGCCACATTCTGCTGGCCAAACCCAGCTCCGACGACACCGTGCTCATGACCTGGATTGCCAGTGAGCTGGTAAAGCTAGAGCCGCGCTTCGAGGAAATGATTCGTTTTGTGCCGCGCCTAAATGCGGCCGATGCGTTTATCGCCACCGGCTCCGACAACACCGGGCGCTATTTTGAATACTACTTCGGCAAGAAGCCCAACCTGATCCGGCGCAACCGCACCAGCCTGGCTATCCTAACGGGCCGCGAAACGGAACACGACCTAGGACTGCTGGGTGAGGATATTTTCCGCTACTATGGCCTGGGTTGCCGCAACGTGAGCAAGCTGTATGTGCCGGTGGGCTTCTCCTTCCCTACCCTGCTCGATGCGCTGCAACCCTGGCAGCATATTCTCGACCATCACAAATACCAAAACAACTACGATTACAATAAGAGCATTCTGCTGGTGAACGGCGTGCCGCACTACGACAACGGATTTGTGCTGCTCACGGAAAGCCCGCAGCTGGTGTCGCCTATCTCGGTGGTGCACTACGAGGGCTACCAGCACGAGATAGACCTAGTAGAGCGCCTAACCACTGTGGCTGCGCAAACGCAGTGTCTGGTGTCGGCGGGAGGGCAGTATCCGGGCAGTTTTGCGTTTGGTCGGGCCCAGCATCCGCAGGTATGGGATTACGCCGACGGCATCGACACGATGAAGTTTTTGGCTCAGTTTTAA